One Natronomonas moolapensis 8.8.11 genomic region harbors:
- a CDS encoding AsnC family transcriptional regulator — protein sequence MRDLDETDRELLRLLLEDGRAAYNELADAVGLSPPAVSDRIDRLRELGVIERFTVDVDRSRLREGTRLAVTLGAVPGETATVREALADVTGVEYVFATADGRLFVVGTFPDADVESTLSPALSTGAIERVDVSPLAAADWHPALGDATLGLECVECGNSVTVEGVSATIDGERYEFCCASCQARFEDRYEAFSEGA from the coding sequence ATGCGGGACCTCGACGAGACCGACCGGGAACTGCTCCGGCTGTTGCTCGAGGACGGGCGGGCCGCGTACAACGAACTCGCCGACGCCGTCGGGCTCTCCCCGCCGGCGGTGAGCGACCGGATCGACCGGCTTCGGGAGTTGGGCGTCATCGAACGCTTCACCGTCGACGTCGACCGGTCGCGGCTCCGGGAGGGGACGCGACTGGCGGTGACCCTCGGCGCCGTTCCGGGAGAGACGGCAACGGTTCGGGAGGCGTTGGCCGACGTGACGGGCGTCGAATACGTCTTCGCGACCGCCGACGGCCGGCTGTTCGTCGTCGGGACGTTCCCCGACGCGGACGTCGAGTCGACGCTGTCGCCGGCCCTCTCGACGGGGGCAATCGAGCGCGTCGACGTCTCGCCGCTCGCGGCGGCCGACTGGCACCCGGCCCTCGGTGACGCGACGCTCGGGCTCGAATGCGTCGAGTGCGGCAACAGCGTCACTGTCGAGGGGGTCAGCGCGACCATCGACGGGGAGCGCTATGAGTTCTGTTGTGCGTCCTGTCAGGCGCGCTTCGAGGACCGATACGAGGCGTTCAGCGAGGGGGCCTGA
- a CDS encoding inositol monophosphatase family protein: MGTRADCAHRAAEAGAALAAESFRGELTVETKAEKTDVVTRADRDAQRRVVDVIGASFDDEPIVGEEDEPPSTVPEDGPGWVIDPIDGTANYVRESRSWATSVAATADGEAIAGATVAPALGDTFVLDSGEALRNGETVAVSDRTDPETFAVVPTMWWGPDRRDEYGDVCRGIVERFGDMRRVGSAQLELALCAVGAVEAVVTNVETNPWDTLVGAGLVEAAGGTVTDIHGKPWRHDSRGLVASNGAAHGAVLDAARTPETPPR; the protein is encoded by the coding sequence ATGGGTACGCGAGCCGACTGCGCGCACCGGGCGGCCGAGGCCGGGGCGGCGCTCGCAGCCGAGTCGTTTCGGGGCGAACTGACGGTCGAGACGAAGGCCGAAAAGACCGACGTCGTGACACGGGCGGACCGGGACGCGCAGCGGCGCGTCGTCGACGTGATCGGTGCGTCGTTCGACGACGAACCGATCGTCGGCGAGGAGGACGAACCCCCGAGCACGGTCCCGGAGGACGGTCCGGGGTGGGTCATCGATCCGATCGACGGGACGGCGAACTACGTTCGCGAGAGCCGGAGTTGGGCGACGAGCGTCGCGGCCACGGCGGACGGCGAAGCGATCGCCGGGGCGACTGTCGCGCCGGCGCTCGGGGACACGTTCGTACTGGACTCCGGGGAGGCGCTCCGGAACGGCGAGACCGTGGCCGTCAGCGATCGAACGGATCCCGAGACGTTCGCGGTCGTGCCCACGATGTGGTGGGGACCCGACCGGCGCGACGAGTACGGCGACGTCTGTCGAGGGATCGTCGAGCGGTTCGGGGACATGCGACGGGTCGGCTCCGCGCAACTCGAGTTGGCGCTGTGTGCGGTCGGCGCGGTCGAGGCAGTCGTAACGAACGTCGAGACGAACCCCTGGGATACGCTCGTCGGCGCCGGGCTCGTCGAGGCCGCGGGCGGGACGGTCACGGACATCCACGGCAAGCCGTGGCGGCACGACAGCCGCGGGCTGGTCGCCTCCAACGGGGCCGCACACGGGGCGGTACTCGACGCCGCCCGGACGCCGGAAACGCCGCCCCGGTAG
- a CDS encoding phosphate uptake regulator PhoU, with protein sequence MSRTSEDTNGPIERKVQVTGGSTYTVSIPKSWANAREISSGSAVHLYPFDDRLVVAKPEDGIVRRARINVETVGTESLTERIEAAYAAGADEIVVESDTEFGSTERRLASGAITGLVGIEIATETPEEIVARSLLDPSEVSLEGTIDQLRGISLSMHENAVRALIGADDDSEELARHVVSRDNDVDRLFALVSRQFYRALTDVREIDKLGIDRRIALTRFRTARQLERVADHAELIADVALRREEPPGPELGDRFEAIATDARRVVRTALDGNTGEALLRRDEVVGHLDDLDRELHTADREGTYLDGRVLESIRRTAEYGGNVAEIVTLADIADHV encoded by the coding sequence ATGAGCCGAACGTCCGAGGACACGAACGGCCCGATCGAACGGAAGGTGCAGGTCACCGGGGGGTCGACCTATACGGTGTCGATCCCGAAGTCGTGGGCGAACGCCCGCGAGATCAGTTCCGGGTCCGCTGTGCACCTGTACCCGTTTGACGACCGCCTCGTCGTCGCCAAGCCCGAAGACGGTATCGTCCGTCGCGCCCGGATCAATGTCGAGACCGTCGGGACGGAATCGCTGACCGAACGGATCGAGGCGGCATACGCGGCCGGGGCCGACGAGATCGTCGTCGAATCCGATACCGAGTTCGGCTCGACGGAACGCCGGCTCGCGAGCGGCGCGATCACGGGCCTCGTCGGAATCGAAATCGCGACCGAGACGCCCGAGGAGATCGTCGCCCGGAGCCTGCTCGATCCGTCCGAGGTTTCCCTCGAGGGAACGATCGACCAGCTCCGCGGAATCTCGTTGTCGATGCACGAAAACGCCGTGCGGGCGTTGATCGGGGCCGACGACGACAGCGAAGAGCTCGCTCGCCACGTCGTCTCTCGGGACAACGACGTCGACCGGCTGTTCGCGCTCGTCAGCCGCCAGTTCTACCGGGCGCTGACCGACGTCCGCGAGATCGACAAACTCGGGATCGACCGTCGGATCGCACTCACCCGGTTTCGGACGGCCAGACAGCTCGAACGGGTCGCCGACCACGCTGAACTCATAGCCGACGTGGCCCTCCGGCGCGAGGAGCCGCCGGGCCCGGAGCTCGGCGATCGATTCGAGGCGATCGCCACCGACGCCAGACGCGTCGTTCGGACGGCCCTGGACGGCAACACCGGCGAGGCGCTGTTGCGCCGCGACGAGGTCGTCGGCCACCTCGACGACCTCGATCGGGAGCTCCACACGGCCGATCGAGAGGGGACGTATCTCGACGGACGGGTCCTCGAGAGCATCCGGCGGACAGCGGAGTACGGAGGCAACGTCGCGGAGATCGTCACGCTCGCTGATATCGCGGACCACGTATGA
- the pstB gene encoding phosphate ABC transporter ATP-binding protein PstB, which translates to MSQNELNDGNEQTDSALGGSTAGSDGSATDSDNSLITTDVRTGDATGHGGSERTVVETRDLDVYYGDERAIDDVSMEIPENHVTALIGPSGCGKSTFLRCVNRMNDLIDIARVDGTITLRGTDIYDERVDPVALRRKVGMVFQKPNPFPKSIRDNVAYGLEVQGREVTDERIEESLRAAALWDEVKDQLDESGLALSGGQQQRLCIARAIAPDPEIVLMDEPTSALDPIAASKIEDLIDELVEDYTVIIVTHNMQQAARISDKTAVFLTGGELVEFGDTNKIFEDPDDDRVEDYITGKFG; encoded by the coding sequence ATGTCACAAAACGAACTCAACGATGGAAACGAACAGACCGACTCGGCCCTCGGCGGCTCGACGGCCGGTAGCGATGGGTCCGCGACCGATTCGGACAACTCGCTCATAACGACCGACGTCCGGACGGGCGACGCGACCGGGCACGGTGGCTCCGAGCGGACGGTCGTCGAGACCCGTGACCTCGACGTCTACTACGGGGACGAACGGGCCATCGACGACGTCTCGATGGAGATTCCGGAGAACCACGTAACCGCGCTGATCGGCCCCTCGGGGTGCGGTAAATCGACGTTCCTCCGGTGTGTCAACCGGATGAACGACCTCATCGACATCGCTCGCGTCGACGGCACCATCACGTTGCGCGGGACGGACATCTACGACGAGCGCGTCGATCCCGTTGCCCTCCGCCGGAAAGTCGGCATGGTGTTTCAAAAGCCCAACCCGTTCCCGAAAAGCATCCGCGACAACGTCGCCTACGGGCTCGAAGTCCAGGGGCGAGAGGTCACGGACGAACGGATCGAGGAGTCGTTGCGCGCGGCGGCGTTGTGGGACGAAGTCAAAGACCAACTCGACGAGTCCGGACTCGCGCTCTCCGGCGGCCAACAACAACGGCTCTGCATCGCCAGAGCGATCGCCCCCGATCCAGAAATCGTCCTCATGGACGAGCCGACCTCGGCGCTCGATCCGATCGCGGCCTCGAAGATCGAGGACCTCATCGACGAGCTAGTCGAGGACTACACGGTGATCATCGTCACCCACAACATGCAGCAGGCCGCCCGGATCTCCGATAAGACCGCCGTCTTCCTCACCGGCGGCGAACTCGTCGAGTTCGGCGACACGAACAAGATCTTCGAGGACCCAGACGACGATCGCGTCGAGGATTACATCACCGGCAAGTTCGGGTAA
- the phoU gene encoding phosphate signaling complex protein PhoU gives MTRVEYQDQLDDLRENVVAMGETVLDRYDAALTALETKNESLAEEVIEGDGVINQRYLDLESDCIDLFALQQPVANDLRFVASSFKIITDLERVGDLAVNLAEYAIAAERERYPEIDLIHIGTETGAMVAEAIDAYEIGNAEQASAVAARDDEVDDLCSAAGDAVVEDLIRTDYDDEAEDVMDDVSRLLLTVRDLERVGDHAVNICARTVYMIDSDAGLIY, from the coding sequence ATGACACGAGTCGAGTATCAAGACCAACTGGACGACCTCCGTGAGAACGTGGTGGCGATGGGCGAGACCGTCCTCGATCGCTACGACGCGGCGTTGACGGCGCTCGAAACGAAGAACGAGTCGCTCGCCGAGGAAGTCATCGAGGGAGATGGGGTCATAAACCAACGATACCTCGACCTCGAGAGCGACTGTATCGACCTGTTCGCACTCCAGCAACCGGTCGCGAATGACCTCCGGTTCGTCGCCTCGTCGTTCAAGATCATCACCGATCTCGAGCGCGTCGGCGACCTGGCGGTCAACCTCGCCGAGTACGCCATCGCCGCCGAGCGCGAGCGCTACCCCGAGATCGACCTGATACACATCGGCACCGAAACCGGGGCGATGGTGGCCGAGGCGATAGACGCCTACGAGATCGGGAACGCCGAGCAGGCGTCGGCGGTCGCCGCCCGCGACGACGAGGTCGACGACCTCTGTTCGGCGGCTGGCGACGCCGTCGTCGAGGACCTGATCCGTACCGATTACGACGACGAAGCCGAGGACGTCATGGACGACGTCTCCAGGCTGCTGTTGACAGTTCGGGACCTCGAACGCGTCGGCGACCACGCAGTGAACATCTGCGCCCGAACGGTGTACATGATCGACAGCGACGCGGGGTTGATTTACTGA
- a CDS encoding DUF63 family protein: MQLPDGVDPVRAWLATCAGGIALLGGGAVAFPGRVYDGFLWRYFWGPVDADAHGASCAVRSDGTTERLFDGLACSNAEGIVAEPGYTAVSTVSYAVVLVFMLVGVLLLLRRLDVRMTPRFYVALFPFMLLGGALRVVEDVNVTFLRAGVDTLIPYPPVALIISPFIYFVMFAFTLGAVVLWILLSRQGTIDAYEPYVAATGALAVVATVGGLLYVSATSELVGFFPAVAAITLGGATLVAALFWWASQRYAPFINEGTGYVGAVIVWGHSVDGIANVVSLDWADALGIGVTYGSKHVVNEATVRITESIQPAWLSEAIGTAWPFLGIKIAAAVFVVWVFNDEIFEDSPRYAYLLLIAILAVGLGPGTRDMLRATLAI; encoded by the coding sequence ATGCAACTACCCGACGGCGTCGACCCCGTCCGCGCGTGGCTCGCGACGTGTGCCGGCGGCATCGCGCTCCTCGGTGGCGGCGCGGTCGCGTTCCCGGGGCGGGTGTACGACGGGTTCCTGTGGCGGTATTTTTGGGGGCCGGTCGACGCCGACGCCCACGGCGCGAGCTGTGCAGTTCGATCCGACGGGACGACGGAACGTCTCTTCGACGGACTCGCCTGTTCGAACGCTGAGGGGATCGTCGCGGAGCCAGGATATACGGCCGTCTCGACGGTCAGCTACGCGGTCGTGTTGGTGTTTATGCTCGTCGGCGTGCTGTTGTTGCTCCGGCGGCTGGACGTCCGGATGACCCCGCGGTTCTACGTCGCGCTGTTTCCATTCATGCTGCTCGGCGGCGCGCTCCGGGTCGTCGAGGACGTGAACGTTACGTTTCTGCGGGCCGGTGTCGACACCCTGATCCCGTACCCGCCGGTCGCGCTCATCATCAGCCCGTTCATCTACTTCGTGATGTTCGCGTTCACGCTCGGCGCGGTCGTCCTCTGGATCCTCCTCTCGCGACAGGGGACAATCGACGCGTACGAGCCGTACGTCGCCGCGACGGGCGCACTCGCTGTGGTCGCGACCGTCGGGGGGCTCCTGTACGTCTCCGCGACCTCGGAACTCGTCGGCTTCTTTCCGGCGGTCGCAGCCATCACCCTCGGCGGGGCGACCCTCGTCGCCGCGCTGTTTTGGTGGGCGAGCCAGCGATACGCCCCGTTCATAAACGAAGGGACGGGGTACGTCGGCGCCGTAATCGTGTGGGGCCACTCCGTCGACGGCATCGCGAACGTGGTGAGCCTCGATTGGGCTGACGCGTTGGGGATCGGCGTGACCTACGGCTCGAAACACGTCGTCAACGAGGCGACCGTCCGGATCACAGAGAGTATCCAGCCGGCGTGGCTCTCGGAGGCGATCGGCACCGCGTGGCCGTTCCTCGGGATCAAGATCGCGGCGGCGGTGTTCGTCGTCTGGGTGTTCAACGACGAGATATTCGAGGACAGCCCCCGGTACGCCTACCTGCTGTTGATCGCCATTCTCGCAGTCGGACTCGGCCCCGGGACGCGGGACATGCTCCGGGCGACGCTGGCGATCTGA
- a CDS encoding DUF3006 domain-containing protein, with amino-acid sequence MRHVLTLSALVVIAVAFVAVAAVVGSSLCLANSDPGRIAVVDRLADDTAVLLVERGDGTSEQRVVDPGTIPESGRHEGAVLDVTREGYVYDRTATESREHTLSRWFDALSGRM; translated from the coding sequence ATGCGTCACGTACTCACGCTGTCCGCACTCGTCGTGATCGCCGTCGCGTTCGTTGCCGTCGCTGCGGTCGTGGGCTCCAGCCTCTGTCTCGCGAATTCCGACCCGGGACGAATCGCCGTCGTCGACCGCCTCGCAGACGACACCGCCGTGTTGCTCGTCGAGCGCGGCGACGGAACGTCCGAGCAACGCGTCGTCGACCCGGGAACGATCCCCGAGTCCGGGAGACACGAGGGGGCAGTACTCGACGTGACGCGCGAGGGATACGTGTACGACCGGACGGCCACGGAGAGCCGCGAACACACGCTTTCGCGTTGGTTCGACGCGCTCTCCGGACGGATGTGA
- a CDS encoding low molecular weight phosphatase family protein produces the protein MTTNTTHDRQEPSDDDAESAYALGFVCVQNAGRSQMATAFAERERAKRGLEDVVEITTGGTRPAGSVHDIVVEIMAEADGSGIDLSDRTPREISTAELNACDVVATMGCSTLELDADDVDVRDWALSDPDGADPETARRIRDAVEERVAALFDEVEADLSESA, from the coding sequence ATGACCACGAACACGACCCACGATCGGCAGGAACCGAGCGATGACGACGCAGAATCGGCGTACGCGCTCGGATTCGTCTGCGTCCAAAACGCCGGGCGGAGCCAGATGGCGACTGCGTTTGCCGAGCGGGAGCGAGCGAAACGCGGCCTCGAGGACGTCGTCGAGATCACGACCGGCGGCACCCGTCCGGCCGGGTCGGTCCACGACATCGTCGTCGAGATCATGGCCGAGGCCGACGGGAGCGGGATCGACCTCTCGGATCGGACCCCCAGGGAGATATCGACCGCGGAACTGAACGCGTGCGACGTCGTCGCGACGATGGGCTGCTCGACGCTCGAACTCGACGCGGACGACGTCGACGTCCGCGACTGGGCGCTCAGCGATCCCGACGGCGCCGACCCCGAGACCGCCAGGCGGATCCGGGACGCGGTCGAGGAACGCGTCGCGGCGCTGTTCGACGAGGTCGAGGCCGATCTCTCCGAATCGGCGTAA
- a CDS encoding DUF309 domain-containing protein: MDDHTRDRTVDPPAAGEPTGWHPDRGVWEHATLRRAVSHGVRLYNAGTYHESHDCFEAEWYNYGRGTAESAFLHGMVQVAAGAYKHVDFGNDDGMRSLFETALQYLHGVPRDFYGVDLLEVRTRLTNALEDPAAVDGWAIALDGSRPTARNVDYEYAERLE, encoded by the coding sequence ATGGACGATCACACCCGCGACCGGACGGTCGATCCGCCCGCCGCCGGGGAGCCGACCGGCTGGCACCCCGATCGAGGGGTCTGGGAGCACGCGACGCTCCGGCGGGCGGTGAGTCACGGCGTCCGCCTGTACAACGCCGGCACGTACCACGAGTCCCACGACTGTTTCGAGGCGGAGTGGTACAACTACGGGCGCGGTACGGCCGAGAGCGCCTTCCTCCACGGGATGGTGCAGGTCGCGGCGGGCGCGTACAAACACGTCGACTTCGGGAACGACGACGGGATGCGTAGCCTCTTCGAGACGGCGTTGCAGTACCTCCACGGCGTCCCCCGCGATTTCTACGGCGTCGACCTGCTCGAGGTCCGGACGAGGCTCACGAACGCGCTCGAGGACCCCGCCGCCGTCGACGGCTGGGCGATCGCGCTCGACGGATCGCGGCCCACGGCCCGGAACGTCGACTACGAGTACGCCGAGAGGCTCGAGTAG
- a CDS encoding heavy metal translocating P-type ATPase: MHCSTCSETVAEALEAIDGVSEASVNYATDEATVEYDPETTGSGALYAAIEKAGYEPRRERRTIGVGGMHCSTCSETVAEALSDLPSVSEASVNYATDEATVEYNPEVFSIERAYEAIEASGYEPIEADDIDAEGEESAAERELHKQRRLVLFGGVLALPFIYLMSAMFTPLPKPEAVGGVPVGWIQFAVATALMATLGREFLVGAYTAARNGTANMDTLVAVGTSAGYLFSTAVVLGAISGDLYFEAVAFILWFITVGNWLEARSKARASDALRELLELEADDATVIRDGEETTVTTEDLEVGDVMKIRPGERIPTDGVVTEGESAVDESMLTGESVPVEKSPGDEVVGSTINENGVLLVEATNVGEDTAIQGIVRRVEEAQSRQPDIQRLVDRVSAYFVPAVILNAAVWAVLWYAFPTQLHGIAELLPIGQVGGGPVAGGVPVFEFSMIVFASAVLIACPCALGLATPAATMVGSTIAARNGVLFEGGDVLERVREVDAVVFDKTGTLTEGEMRLTDVEAIGGAARADGGAVAEPAPEESFVLSVAASAESGSEHPLAEAIVRGADERGLELADVTSFENVPGKGIEATTDHGDVLVGNRALLTANGVDPDPADGTMARLEREGKTAMLVALDGAVVGVVAAADTVKESAKATVSDLTGRGYDVFMLTGDNARTAAAVAEAVGIDDGNVRSEVLPDGKADVVDSIQADGTRAMMVGDGVNDAPALTAAHIGVAIGSGTDVAMEAADVTLMRSDPADVLKAIRISRATISKVRQNLFWALAYNATLVPVASLGVLNPALAGAAMAVSSVSVMTNSLAFATYDPAEAYVPLPLRPVAALRR; encoded by the coding sequence ATGCACTGTTCGACGTGTTCGGAGACCGTCGCCGAGGCGCTCGAAGCGATCGACGGCGTGTCGGAGGCATCGGTGAACTACGCCACCGACGAGGCCACCGTCGAATACGATCCCGAGACGACGGGGTCGGGGGCGCTCTACGCGGCGATCGAGAAGGCGGGCTACGAGCCGCGCCGGGAGCGCCGGACGATCGGCGTCGGCGGGATGCACTGTTCGACGTGTTCGGAGACCGTCGCCGAGGCGCTCTCGGACCTCCCCAGCGTATCGGAGGCATCGGTGAACTACGCCACCGACGAGGCCACCGTCGAGTACAACCCCGAGGTGTTCTCGATCGAGCGGGCGTATGAGGCCATCGAGGCGTCGGGGTACGAACCGATCGAGGCCGACGATATCGACGCCGAAGGCGAGGAATCCGCCGCCGAACGCGAACTCCACAAACAGCGACGGCTCGTGCTCTTCGGCGGCGTCCTCGCGCTTCCGTTTATATACCTGATGTCGGCGATGTTCACCCCGCTGCCCAAACCGGAGGCGGTCGGCGGCGTTCCGGTCGGCTGGATCCAGTTCGCCGTCGCGACGGCGCTGATGGCGACGCTGGGTCGGGAGTTCCTCGTCGGCGCGTACACGGCGGCGAGAAACGGGACCGCGAACATGGACACGCTCGTCGCGGTCGGGACGAGCGCTGGCTATCTGTTCAGCACCGCGGTCGTCCTCGGCGCTATCAGCGGGGACCTCTACTTCGAGGCCGTCGCGTTCATTCTGTGGTTTATTACCGTCGGCAACTGGCTCGAGGCCCGCTCGAAAGCCCGCGCCTCCGACGCGCTGCGGGAACTGCTCGAACTGGAGGCCGACGACGCGACTGTGATCCGCGACGGCGAGGAGACCACGGTCACAACGGAGGACCTCGAGGTCGGCGACGTGATGAAGATCCGCCCCGGCGAACGGATCCCGACCGACGGGGTCGTCACCGAGGGCGAGTCGGCCGTCGACGAGTCGATGCTGACCGGCGAGTCCGTCCCGGTCGAGAAATCACCCGGCGACGAGGTCGTCGGCTCGACGATCAACGAGAACGGCGTCCTCCTCGTGGAGGCGACGAACGTCGGCGAGGACACCGCGATCCAGGGGATCGTCCGCCGGGTCGAGGAGGCCCAGTCCCGACAGCCGGACATCCAGCGGCTCGTCGACCGCGTCAGCGCGTACTTCGTCCCCGCCGTCATCCTCAACGCCGCCGTCTGGGCGGTGCTTTGGTACGCCTTCCCGACGCAACTGCACGGGATCGCGGAGTTGCTCCCTATCGGGCAGGTCGGCGGCGGCCCAGTCGCCGGCGGCGTCCCGGTGTTCGAGTTCTCGATGATCGTCTTCGCGTCGGCGGTCCTCATCGCCTGCCCGTGCGCGTTGGGGCTCGCGACGCCCGCGGCGACGATGGTCGGCTCGACGATCGCGGCGCGGAACGGCGTCCTGTTCGAGGGCGGCGACGTCCTCGAGCGCGTCCGCGAGGTCGACGCCGTCGTCTTCGACAAGACCGGCACGCTGACCGAAGGCGAGATGCGGCTGACCGACGTCGAGGCGATCGGCGGCGCGGCGAGAGCCGACGGCGGCGCGGTCGCCGAACCGGCCCCCGAGGAGTCGTTCGTCCTCTCCGTGGCGGCGAGCGCCGAGTCGGGATCGGAGCACCCCCTCGCCGAGGCGATCGTTCGGGGGGCCGACGAGCGCGGCCTCGAGCTGGCCGACGTGACGTCGTTCGAGAACGTCCCGGGCAAGGGGATCGAGGCCACCACCGACCACGGCGACGTCCTCGTCGGCAACCGCGCGCTGTTGACAGCGAACGGCGTCGACCCTGATCCCGCCGACGGAACGATGGCGCGGCTCGAGCGGGAGGGCAAGACGGCGATGCTCGTCGCCCTCGACGGCGCGGTCGTCGGCGTCGTCGCGGCCGCCGACACGGTCAAAGAGAGTGCGAAAGCGACCGTTTCGGACCTCACAGGCCGCGGGTACGACGTGTTCATGCTGACTGGCGACAACGCCCGAACCGCGGCGGCAGTCGCCGAGGCGGTCGGGATCGACGACGGGAACGTCCGCTCGGAGGTCCTCCCCGACGGGAAGGCCGACGTCGTCGACTCGATCCAGGCCGACGGCACCCGTGCCATGATGGTCGGCGACGGCGTCAACGACGCGCCCGCGCTGACGGCGGCCCACATCGGCGTCGCCATCGGCTCCGGTACCGACGTGGCGATGGAGGCTGCCGACGTGACGTTGATGCGATCGGATCCCGCCGACGTGCTGAAGGCGATCCGGATCTCCCGGGCGACGATATCGAAGGTTCGACAGAACCTCTTTTGGGCGCTCGCCTACAACGCGACGCTCGTCCCCGTCGCCTCGCTGGGCGTACTCAACCCGGCGCTGGCCGGCGCGGCGATGGCGGTGTCGAGCGTCTCAGTGATGACGAACAGCCTCGCGTTCGCGACCTACGACCCGGCCGAGGCGTACGTCCCGCTCCCGCTGCGCCCCGTCGCCGCGCTGCGGCGCTGA